The proteins below come from a single Tigriopus californicus strain San Diego chromosome 3, Tcal_SD_v2.1, whole genome shotgun sequence genomic window:
- the LOC131877968 gene encoding uncharacterized protein LOC131877968 isoform X2 — MMGSAEEAGGPPRQPQKATFSGMTMCIGIIALIVDIISVSAPHWGYYAPAGIIYASSGFNGQDNTGHFGPFQHCKNSVYKSFCGSDGVFQPTVWLLIAGLSAVFAILTLVLFCVFALLHVAMQIQRTEICISFKRALFLKFVTSCVAVVATIFAVGLGAVQFSTGGRSSALRNSIGICYYLQIILVFVNILLAVMSYLSYRKAGKHPLNIVSKGNAQHGMAYELKTASAQPFLKRN, encoded by the exons ATGATGGGCTCAGCGGAAGAGGCGGGTGGTCCTCCACGTCAACCGCAAAAGGCCACCTTCAGTGGAATGACCATGTGCATTGGCATCATCGCCTTGATTGTGGACATCATCTCGGTGTCGGCCCCTCATTGGGGCTATTACGCACCTGCGGGGATCATTTATGCCAGTTCGG GTTTCAATGGTCAAGATAATACCGGGCATTTTGGGCCATTTCAACACTGCAAGAACTCTGTGTACAAATCTTTTTGTGGCTCGGATGGCGTGTTCCAACCCACTG TGTGGCTTCTGATTGCTGGATTATCGGCAGTGTTTGCCATTCTAACTCTAGTATTATTCTGCGTGTTTGCCCTCCTCCATGTGGCCATGCAAATCCAAAGAACTGAGATCTGCATCAGCTTCAAGAGAGCACTCTTCCTCAAATTTGTGACTTCATGTGTGGCAG TGGTGGCGACCATTTTTGCCGTGGGACTGGGTGCGGTTCAATTTTCCACGGGAGGACGGTCCAGCGCCCTGCGGAACTCCATCGGCATTTGTTATTATCTCCAGATAATCTTGGTGTTTGTCAACATTCTCCTGGCGGTCATGTCCTATCTCAGCTATCGTAAGGCGGGCAAACACCCGCTCAACATCGTCTCTAAGGGCAATGCCCAACATGGCATGGCCTACGA GTTGAAGACAGCCTCAGCCCAACCGTTTCTGAAACGTAACTGA
- the LOC131877968 gene encoding uncharacterized protein LOC131877968 isoform X1 has protein sequence MMGSAEEAGGPPRQPQKATFSGMTMCIGIIALIVDIISVSAPHWGYYAPAGIIYASSGFNGQDNTGHFGPFQHCKNSVYKSFCGSDGVFQPTVWLLIAGLSAVFAILTLVLFCVFALLHVAMQIQRTEICISFKRALFLKFVTSCVAVVATIFAVGLGAVQFSTGGRSSALRNSIGICYYLQIILVFVNILLAVMSYLSYRKAGKHPLNIVSKGNAQHGMAYELKTASAQPFLKQSTMTMECQ, from the exons ATGATGGGCTCAGCGGAAGAGGCGGGTGGTCCTCCACGTCAACCGCAAAAGGCCACCTTCAGTGGAATGACCATGTGCATTGGCATCATCGCCTTGATTGTGGACATCATCTCGGTGTCGGCCCCTCATTGGGGCTATTACGCACCTGCGGGGATCATTTATGCCAGTTCGG GTTTCAATGGTCAAGATAATACCGGGCATTTTGGGCCATTTCAACACTGCAAGAACTCTGTGTACAAATCTTTTTGTGGCTCGGATGGCGTGTTCCAACCCACTG TGTGGCTTCTGATTGCTGGATTATCGGCAGTGTTTGCCATTCTAACTCTAGTATTATTCTGCGTGTTTGCCCTCCTCCATGTGGCCATGCAAATCCAAAGAACTGAGATCTGCATCAGCTTCAAGAGAGCACTCTTCCTCAAATTTGTGACTTCATGTGTGGCAG TGGTGGCGACCATTTTTGCCGTGGGACTGGGTGCGGTTCAATTTTCCACGGGAGGACGGTCCAGCGCCCTGCGGAACTCCATCGGCATTTGTTATTATCTCCAGATAATCTTGGTGTTTGTCAACATTCTCCTGGCGGTCATGTCCTATCTCAGCTATCGTAAGGCGGGCAAACACCCGCTCAACATCGTCTCTAAGGGCAATGCCCAACATGGCATGGCCTACGA GTTGAAGACAGCCTCAGCCCAACCGTTTCTGAAAC AGTCCACAATGACAATGGAGTGTCAATGA